A genomic region of Ictidomys tridecemlineatus isolate mIctTri1 chromosome 10, mIctTri1.hap1, whole genome shotgun sequence contains the following coding sequences:
- the Taok2 gene encoding serine/threonine-protein kinase TAO2 isoform X3: MPAGGRAGSLKDPDVAELFFKDDPEKLFSDLREIGHGSFGAVYFARDVRNSEVVAIKKMSYSGKQSNEKWQDIIKEVRFLQKLRHPNTIQYRGCYLREHTAWLVMEYCLGSASDLLEVHKKPLQEVEIAAVTHGALQGLAYLHSHNMIHRDVKAGNILLSEPGLVKLGDFGSASIMAPANSFVGTPYWMAPEVILAMDEGQYDGKVDVWSLGITCIELAERKPPLFNMNAMSALYHIAQNESPVLQSGHWSEYFRNFVDSCLQKIPQDRPTSEVLLKHRFVLRERPPTVIMDLIQRTKDAVRELDNLQYRKMKKILFQEAPNGPGTEAPEEEEPMPCSQEAEPYMHRAGTLTSLESSHSVPSMSISASSQSSSVNSLADASDNEEDEEEEEEEEEEEEGPEAREMAMMQEGEHTVTSHSSIIHRLPGSDNLYDDPYQPEITPGPLQPPAAPAPTSTTSSARRRAYCRNRDHFATIRTASLVSRQIQEHEQDSALREQLSGYKRMRRQHQKQLLALESRLRGEREEHSARLQRELEAQRAGFGAEAEKLARRHQAIGEKEARAAQAEERKFQQHILGQQKKELAALLEAQKRTYKLRKEQLKEELQENPSTPKREKAEWLLRQKEQLQQCQAEEEAGLLRRQRQYFELQCRQYKRKMLLARHSLDQDLLREDLNKKQTQKDLECALLLRQHEATRELELRQLQAVQRTRAELTRLQHQTELGNQLEYNKRREQELRQKHAAQVRQQPKSLKSKELQIKKQFQETCKIQTRQYKALRAHLLETTPKAQHKSLLKRLKEEQTRKLAILAEQYDQSISEMLSSQALRLDETQEAEFQALRQQLQQELELLNAYQSKIKIRTESQHERELRELEQRVALRRALLEQRVEEELLALQTGRSERIRSLLERQAREIEAFDAESMRLGFSSMALGGIPAEAAAQGYPAPPPAPAWPSRPVPRSGAHWSHGPPPPGMPPPAWRQPSLLAPPGPPNWLGPPTQSGTPRGGALLLLRNSPQPLRRAASGGSGSENVGPPAAAVPGPLSRSTSVASHILNGSSHFYS, encoded by the exons ATGCCAGCTGGGGGCCGGGCTGGGAGCCTGAAGGACCCAGATGTAGCTGAACTCTTCTTCAAGGatgaccctgaaaagctcttctCTGACCTCCGGGAAATTGGCCATGGCAGCTTTGGAGCTGTGTACTTT GCCCGGGATGTCCGGAATAGTGAGGTGGTGGCCATCAAGAAGATGTCCTATAGCGGAAAGCAGTCAAATGAG AAATGGCAGGACATCATCAAGGAGGTGCGGTTCTTACAGAAGCTCCGGCATCCCAATACCATTCAGTACCGGGGCTGTTACCTGAGAGAGCACACGGCTTGG CTGGTGATGGAATATTGCCTGGGCTCAGCTTCAGACCTTCTAGAAG TACACAAGAAGCCCCTTCAGGAGGTAGAAATTGCAGCTGTGACCCATGGAGCACTTCAGGGCCTGGCGTATCTGCACTCCCACAACATGATTCATAG GGATGTAAAAGCTGGAAACATCCTTCTCTCAGAGCCAGGCTTAGTGAAGCTGGGGGACTTTGGCTCCGCGTCCATCATGGCACCTGCCAACTCCTTTGTGGGCACCCCATACTG GATGGCTCCGGAGGTAATCCTGGCAATGGATGAGGGGCAGTATGATGGCAAAGTAGATGTCTGGTCCTTGGGGATAACCTGCATCGAGCTGG CGGAACGGAAACCACCACTGTTTAACATGAATGCGATGAGTGCCTTATACCACATTGCACAGAATGAGTCCCCCGTGCTCCAGTCAGGACACTG GTCTGAGTACTTCCGGAATTTTGTTGACTCCTGTCTTCAGAAAATCCCTCAAGACAGACCAACCTCAGAGGTTCTTCTGAAG CACCGCTTTGTGCTCCGGGAGCGGCCACCTACAGTCATCATGGACCTAATCCAGAGGACTAAGGATGCTGTGCGGGAACTGGACAACCTGCAGTACCGCAAGATGAAGAAGATACTGTTCCAAGAGGCACCTAATGGCCCTGGCACTGAGGCCCCAGAAGAAGAGGAG CCCATGCCCTGTTCACAGGAAGCAGAGCCCTACATGCACCGGGCGGGGACACTGACCAGTCTAGAGAGTAGCCACTCAGTGCCTAGCATGTCCATCAGCGCCTCCAGCCAGAGCAGCTCAGTCAACAGCCTAGCAGATGCCTCAGACAatgaggaggatgaggaagaggaggaagaagaagaggaagaagaggaaggccCTGAAGCCCGAGAGATGGCCATGATGCAGGAGGGGGAACACACAGTCACCTCTCACAGCTCCATCATTCACAGGTTGCCG GGCTCTGATAACCTGTATGATGACCCCTACCAGCCAGAGATAACCCCAGGCCCGCTCCAGCCACCTGCAGCCCCTgctcccacctccaccacctcttCTGCCCGCCGCCGAGCCTATTGCCGCAACCGGGACCACTTTGCCACCATCCGTACTGCCTCCCTG GTCAGCCGTCAGATCCAGGAGCATGAGCAGGACTCAGCCCTGCGGGAGCAGCTGAGTGGCTACAAGCGGATGCGGCGACAGCACCAGAAGCAGCTGTTGGCCCTGGAGTCCCGGCTGAGGGGTGAACGTGAGGAGCACAGTGCACGGCTGCAGAGGGAACTTGAGGCACAGCGGGCTGGCTTTGGAGCTGAGGCTGAAAAGCTGGCCCGGCGGCACCAGGCCATTGGTGAGAAGGAGGCACGAGCTGCCCAGGCTGAGGAACGAAAGTTCCAGCAGCACATCCTTGGACAGCAGAAGAAGGAGCTAGCTGCTCTGCTGGAGGCACAGAAGCGCACCTACAAGCTTCGGAAGGAACAGCTAAAGGAG GAGCTCCAGGAGAACCCCAGCACACCCAAGCGGGAGAAGGCCGAGTGGCTGCTGCGGCAGAAGGAGCAGCTACAACAGTGCCaggcagaggaggaagcaggGCTGCTAAGGCGACAACGCCAATACTTTGAGCTGCAGTGTCGACAATACAAGCGCAAGATGCTACTGGCCCGTCACAGCCTGGACCAGGACCTGTTGCGAGAG GACTTGAACAAGAAACAGACACAGAAGGACTTGGAGTGTGCACTGCTGCTGCGGCAGCATGAGGCCACCCGAGAGCTGGAGCTACGGCAGCTCCAAGCCGTCCAGCGCACACGGGCTGAGCTCACCCGCCTACAGCATCAGACAGAACTGGGCAACCAACTGGAGTATAACAAGCGACGTGAGCAAGAGTTGCGGCAGaagcatgcagcccaggttcgccAGCAACCCAAGAGCCTCAAA TCTAAGGAGCTGCAGATCAAGAAGCAGTTCCAGGAGACGTGTAAGATCCAGACTCGGCAGTACAAGGCTCTGCGGGCACACTTGCTGGAGACTACGCCCAAAGCTCAGCACAAGAGCCTCCTTAAGCGGCTCAAGGAAGAACAGACCCGAAAGCTGGCGATCTTGGCCGAGCAGTATGACCAGTCCATCTCCGAGATGCTCAGCTCACAGGCG CTCCGGCTTGATGAGACCCAAGAGGCAGAATTCCAGGCTCTTCGGCAGCAGCTTCAACAGGAGCTGGAGCTGCTCAATGCTTACCAGAGTAAGATCAAGATCCGCACAGAGAGCCAGCATGAGAGGGAGCTGCGGGAACTGGAGCAGAGAGTAGCTCTGAGGCGGGCATTGCTGGAGCAACGG GTGGAAGAAGAGCTGCTAGCCCTGCAGACAGGGCGCTCCGAGCGAATCCGGAGTTTGCTTGAGCGGCAGGCCCGTGAGATCGAGGCCTTCGATGCTGAGAGCATGAGGCTGGGCTTCTCCAGTATGGCTCTGGGGGGCATCCCAGCTGAGGCTGCTGCCCAGGGCTATCCAGCTCCACCCCCTGCTCCTGCCTGGCCCTCCCGCCCAGTTCCTCGCTCAGGGGCACACTGGAGCCATGGCCCTCCTCCACCAGGCATGCCCCCGCCAGCCTGGCGTCAGCCGTCGCTACTGGCTCCTCCAGGTCCCCCAAACTGGCTGGGGCCCCCAACACAGAGTGGGACACCCCGTGGTGGTGCCCTGCTGCTGCTAAGAAACAGCCCCCAGCCCTTGCGGCGGGCAGCCTCAGGGGGCAGTGGCAGTGAGAACGTGGGCCCCCCTGCTGCGGCAGTGCCTGGTCCTCTGAGTCGCAGCACCAGTGTTGCTTCCCACATCCTCAACGGTTCTTCCCACTTCTACTCCTGA
- the Taok2 gene encoding serine/threonine-protein kinase TAO2 isoform X2 produces MPAGGRAGSLKDPDVAELFFKDDPEKLFSDLREIGHGSFGAVYFARDVRNSEVVAIKKMSYSGKQSNEKWQDIIKEVRFLQKLRHPNTIQYRGCYLREHTAWLVMEYCLGSASDLLEVHKKPLQEVEIAAVTHGALQGLAYLHSHNMIHRDVKAGNILLSEPGLVKLGDFGSASIMAPANSFVGTPYWMAPEVILAMDEGQYDGKVDVWSLGITCIELAERKPPLFNMNAMSALYHIAQNESPVLQSGHWSEYFRNFVDSCLQKIPQDRPTSEVLLKHRFVLRERPPTVIMDLIQRTKDAVRELDNLQYRKMKKILFQEAPNGPGTEAPEEEEEAEPYMHRAGTLTSLESSHSVPSMSISASSQSSSVNSLADASDNEEDEEEEEEEEEEEEGPEAREMAMMQEGEHTVTSHSSIIHRLPGSDNLYDDPYQPEITPGPLQPPAAPAPTSTTSSARRRAYCRNRDHFATIRTASLVSRQIQEHEQDSALREQLSGYKRMRRQHQKQLLALESRLRGEREEHSARLQRELEAQRAGFGAEAEKLARRHQAIGEKEARAAQAEERKFQQHILGQQKKELAALLEAQKRTYKLRKEQLKEELQENPSTPKREKAEWLLRQKEQLQQCQAEEEAGLLRRQRQYFELQCRQYKRKMLLARHSLDQDLLREDLNKKQTQKDLECALLLRQHEATRELELRQLQAVQRTRAELTRLQHQTELGNQLEYNKRREQELRQKHAAQVRQQPKSLKVRAGQRPPGLPITGALGPPSTGTPSQEQPCSSGQEAVLDQRILGEEEEAVPERRILGKEGAILEPEEQRILGEESGTLSPSQQKHRSPVNEEYWDLPEEEIEELRVPSLTSQERSIIGQEEAGVWGLWGKEDGSLLDEEFELGWVQGPALTPVPEEEEEEEEGAPVGTPRDPGDGCPSPDIPPEPPPPHLRPGPASQLPGLLSHGLLAGLSFAVGSSSGLLPLLLLLLLPLLAAQGGGGLQAALLALEVGLVGLGASYLLLCTALHLPPSLFLLLAQGTALGAVLGLSWRRGLMGVPLGLGAAWLLAWPGLALPLAALAAGGKWVRQQGPRMRRGISRLWLRVLLRLSPMAFRALQGCGAVGDRGLFALYPKTNKDGFRSRLPIPGPRKGNPRTAQHPLALLAKVWALCKGWNWRLARASQGLASRLPPWAIHTLASWGLLRGERPSRIPRLLPRSQRRFGPPASRQPPPSTVAGRRSRTRQFRALPPWR; encoded by the exons ATGCCAGCTGGGGGCCGGGCTGGGAGCCTGAAGGACCCAGATGTAGCTGAACTCTTCTTCAAGGatgaccctgaaaagctcttctCTGACCTCCGGGAAATTGGCCATGGCAGCTTTGGAGCTGTGTACTTT GCCCGGGATGTCCGGAATAGTGAGGTGGTGGCCATCAAGAAGATGTCCTATAGCGGAAAGCAGTCAAATGAG AAATGGCAGGACATCATCAAGGAGGTGCGGTTCTTACAGAAGCTCCGGCATCCCAATACCATTCAGTACCGGGGCTGTTACCTGAGAGAGCACACGGCTTGG CTGGTGATGGAATATTGCCTGGGCTCAGCTTCAGACCTTCTAGAAG TACACAAGAAGCCCCTTCAGGAGGTAGAAATTGCAGCTGTGACCCATGGAGCACTTCAGGGCCTGGCGTATCTGCACTCCCACAACATGATTCATAG GGATGTAAAAGCTGGAAACATCCTTCTCTCAGAGCCAGGCTTAGTGAAGCTGGGGGACTTTGGCTCCGCGTCCATCATGGCACCTGCCAACTCCTTTGTGGGCACCCCATACTG GATGGCTCCGGAGGTAATCCTGGCAATGGATGAGGGGCAGTATGATGGCAAAGTAGATGTCTGGTCCTTGGGGATAACCTGCATCGAGCTGG CGGAACGGAAACCACCACTGTTTAACATGAATGCGATGAGTGCCTTATACCACATTGCACAGAATGAGTCCCCCGTGCTCCAGTCAGGACACTG GTCTGAGTACTTCCGGAATTTTGTTGACTCCTGTCTTCAGAAAATCCCTCAAGACAGACCAACCTCAGAGGTTCTTCTGAAG CACCGCTTTGTGCTCCGGGAGCGGCCACCTACAGTCATCATGGACCTAATCCAGAGGACTAAGGATGCTGTGCGGGAACTGGACAACCTGCAGTACCGCAAGATGAAGAAGATACTGTTCCAAGAGGCACCTAATGGCCCTGGCACTGAGGCCCCAGAAGAAGAGGAG GAAGCAGAGCCCTACATGCACCGGGCGGGGACACTGACCAGTCTAGAGAGTAGCCACTCAGTGCCTAGCATGTCCATCAGCGCCTCCAGCCAGAGCAGCTCAGTCAACAGCCTAGCAGATGCCTCAGACAatgaggaggatgaggaagaggaggaagaagaagaggaagaagaggaaggccCTGAAGCCCGAGAGATGGCCATGATGCAGGAGGGGGAACACACAGTCACCTCTCACAGCTCCATCATTCACAGGTTGCCG GGCTCTGATAACCTGTATGATGACCCCTACCAGCCAGAGATAACCCCAGGCCCGCTCCAGCCACCTGCAGCCCCTgctcccacctccaccacctcttCTGCCCGCCGCCGAGCCTATTGCCGCAACCGGGACCACTTTGCCACCATCCGTACTGCCTCCCTG GTCAGCCGTCAGATCCAGGAGCATGAGCAGGACTCAGCCCTGCGGGAGCAGCTGAGTGGCTACAAGCGGATGCGGCGACAGCACCAGAAGCAGCTGTTGGCCCTGGAGTCCCGGCTGAGGGGTGAACGTGAGGAGCACAGTGCACGGCTGCAGAGGGAACTTGAGGCACAGCGGGCTGGCTTTGGAGCTGAGGCTGAAAAGCTGGCCCGGCGGCACCAGGCCATTGGTGAGAAGGAGGCACGAGCTGCCCAGGCTGAGGAACGAAAGTTCCAGCAGCACATCCTTGGACAGCAGAAGAAGGAGCTAGCTGCTCTGCTGGAGGCACAGAAGCGCACCTACAAGCTTCGGAAGGAACAGCTAAAGGAG GAGCTCCAGGAGAACCCCAGCACACCCAAGCGGGAGAAGGCCGAGTGGCTGCTGCGGCAGAAGGAGCAGCTACAACAGTGCCaggcagaggaggaagcaggGCTGCTAAGGCGACAACGCCAATACTTTGAGCTGCAGTGTCGACAATACAAGCGCAAGATGCTACTGGCCCGTCACAGCCTGGACCAGGACCTGTTGCGAGAG GACTTGAACAAGAAACAGACACAGAAGGACTTGGAGTGTGCACTGCTGCTGCGGCAGCATGAGGCCACCCGAGAGCTGGAGCTACGGCAGCTCCAAGCCGTCCAGCGCACACGGGCTGAGCTCACCCGCCTACAGCATCAGACAGAACTGGGCAACCAACTGGAGTATAACAAGCGACGTGAGCAAGAGTTGCGGCAGaagcatgcagcccaggttcgccAGCAACCCAAGAGCCTCAAAGTACGTGCAGGCCAGCGCCCCCCTGGCCTCCCCATTACTGGGGCTCTGGGACCACCCAGCACAGGCACCCCTAGTCAAGAGCAGCCCTGCTCATCTGGCCAGGAGGCAGTCCTGGACCAAAGGAttctgggagaggaggaggaagcagtgCCAGAGAGAAGGATTCTGGGAAAGGAAGGGGCCATCTTGGAGCCAGAGGAGCAGAGGATTTTGGGGGAAGAATCAGGAACCCTTAGTCCTAGTCAACAAAAACATAGGAGTCCAGTTAATGAGGAATATTGGGATCTGCCTGAGGAGGAGATAGAGGAGCTTAGAGTCCCCTCACTGACATCCCAGGAGAGAAGCATTATTggccaggaggaggctggggtgtGGGGGCTGTGGGGGAAGGAGGATGGGAGCCTTCTGGATGAGGAGTTTGAGCTAGGCTGGGTCCAGGGCCCAGCACTCACTCCAgtccctgaggaggaggaggaggaggaagagggggctCCAGTTGGAACCCCTAGGGATCCTGGAGATGGCTGTCCTTCCCCAGACATCCCTCCAGAGCCTCCTCCACCACACCTGAGGCCTGGCCCTGCTAGCCAGCTCCCTGGACTCCTGTCCCACGGCCTCCTGGCTGGCCTCTCCTTTGCAGTGGGCTCCTCCTCTGGCCTCCTGCCCTTACTGCTACTACTTCTACTCCCACTGTTGGCAGCCCAGGGGGGAGGTGGCCTGCAAGCAGCTCTGCTGGCCCTTGAGGTGGGCCTGGTGGGCCTAGGGGCCTCTTATCTGCTCCTTTGTACAGCCCTGCACCTGCCCCCCAGTCTGTTCCTACTCCTGGCCCAGGGAACTGCACTAGGGGCTGTTCTGGGCTTGAGCTGGCGCCGAGGCCTTATGGGTGTGCCTCTGGGCCTTGGGGCTGCCTGGCTCCTAGCTTGGCCAGGCCTGGCTCTACCTCTTGCAGCTTTGGCAGCTGGGGGCAAGTGGGTGCGGCAGCAGGGCCCCCGGATGCGCCGGGGCATCTCTCGTCTTTGGTTGCGGGTTCTGCTGCGCCTGTCGCCCATGGCCTTCCGGGCCCTACAGGGCTGTGGGGCTGTGGGGGACCGGGGCCTATTTGCACTCTACCCCAAAACCAACAAGGATGGCTTCCGCAGCCGTCTGCCTATCCCTGGGCCTCGGAAGGGCAATCCCCGCACTGCTCAGCACCCACTAGCACTGTTGGCAAAGGTCTGGGCTCTGTGCAAAGGCTGGAACTGGCGCCTAGCTCGGGCCAGCCAGGGTTTAGCCTCCCGCCTGCCTCCCTGGGCCATCCACACACTGGCCAGCTGGGGGCTACTTCGGGGTGAAAGGCCCAGTCGGATCCCTCGGCTGCTACCACGCAGCCAACGCAGATTTGGGCCCCCTGCCTCCCGCCAGCCACCTCCAAGCACTGTAGCTGGGCGGAGATCCCGGACCCGCCAGTTCCGGGCCCTGCCTCCTTGGAGGTAA
- the Taok2 gene encoding serine/threonine-protein kinase TAO2 isoform X1 — protein MPAGGRAGSLKDPDVAELFFKDDPEKLFSDLREIGHGSFGAVYFARDVRNSEVVAIKKMSYSGKQSNEKWQDIIKEVRFLQKLRHPNTIQYRGCYLREHTAWLVMEYCLGSASDLLEVHKKPLQEVEIAAVTHGALQGLAYLHSHNMIHRDVKAGNILLSEPGLVKLGDFGSASIMAPANSFVGTPYWMAPEVILAMDEGQYDGKVDVWSLGITCIELAERKPPLFNMNAMSALYHIAQNESPVLQSGHWSEYFRNFVDSCLQKIPQDRPTSEVLLKHRFVLRERPPTVIMDLIQRTKDAVRELDNLQYRKMKKILFQEAPNGPGTEAPEEEEPMPCSQEAEPYMHRAGTLTSLESSHSVPSMSISASSQSSSVNSLADASDNEEDEEEEEEEEEEEEGPEAREMAMMQEGEHTVTSHSSIIHRLPGSDNLYDDPYQPEITPGPLQPPAAPAPTSTTSSARRRAYCRNRDHFATIRTASLVSRQIQEHEQDSALREQLSGYKRMRRQHQKQLLALESRLRGEREEHSARLQRELEAQRAGFGAEAEKLARRHQAIGEKEARAAQAEERKFQQHILGQQKKELAALLEAQKRTYKLRKEQLKEELQENPSTPKREKAEWLLRQKEQLQQCQAEEEAGLLRRQRQYFELQCRQYKRKMLLARHSLDQDLLREDLNKKQTQKDLECALLLRQHEATRELELRQLQAVQRTRAELTRLQHQTELGNQLEYNKRREQELRQKHAAQVRQQPKSLKVRAGQRPPGLPITGALGPPSTGTPSQEQPCSSGQEAVLDQRILGEEEEAVPERRILGKEGAILEPEEQRILGEESGTLSPSQQKHRSPVNEEYWDLPEEEIEELRVPSLTSQERSIIGQEEAGVWGLWGKEDGSLLDEEFELGWVQGPALTPVPEEEEEEEEGAPVGTPRDPGDGCPSPDIPPEPPPPHLRPGPASQLPGLLSHGLLAGLSFAVGSSSGLLPLLLLLLLPLLAAQGGGGLQAALLALEVGLVGLGASYLLLCTALHLPPSLFLLLAQGTALGAVLGLSWRRGLMGVPLGLGAAWLLAWPGLALPLAALAAGGKWVRQQGPRMRRGISRLWLRVLLRLSPMAFRALQGCGAVGDRGLFALYPKTNKDGFRSRLPIPGPRKGNPRTAQHPLALLAKVWALCKGWNWRLARASQGLASRLPPWAIHTLASWGLLRGERPSRIPRLLPRSQRRFGPPASRQPPPSTVAGRRSRTRQFRALPPWR, from the exons ATGCCAGCTGGGGGCCGGGCTGGGAGCCTGAAGGACCCAGATGTAGCTGAACTCTTCTTCAAGGatgaccctgaaaagctcttctCTGACCTCCGGGAAATTGGCCATGGCAGCTTTGGAGCTGTGTACTTT GCCCGGGATGTCCGGAATAGTGAGGTGGTGGCCATCAAGAAGATGTCCTATAGCGGAAAGCAGTCAAATGAG AAATGGCAGGACATCATCAAGGAGGTGCGGTTCTTACAGAAGCTCCGGCATCCCAATACCATTCAGTACCGGGGCTGTTACCTGAGAGAGCACACGGCTTGG CTGGTGATGGAATATTGCCTGGGCTCAGCTTCAGACCTTCTAGAAG TACACAAGAAGCCCCTTCAGGAGGTAGAAATTGCAGCTGTGACCCATGGAGCACTTCAGGGCCTGGCGTATCTGCACTCCCACAACATGATTCATAG GGATGTAAAAGCTGGAAACATCCTTCTCTCAGAGCCAGGCTTAGTGAAGCTGGGGGACTTTGGCTCCGCGTCCATCATGGCACCTGCCAACTCCTTTGTGGGCACCCCATACTG GATGGCTCCGGAGGTAATCCTGGCAATGGATGAGGGGCAGTATGATGGCAAAGTAGATGTCTGGTCCTTGGGGATAACCTGCATCGAGCTGG CGGAACGGAAACCACCACTGTTTAACATGAATGCGATGAGTGCCTTATACCACATTGCACAGAATGAGTCCCCCGTGCTCCAGTCAGGACACTG GTCTGAGTACTTCCGGAATTTTGTTGACTCCTGTCTTCAGAAAATCCCTCAAGACAGACCAACCTCAGAGGTTCTTCTGAAG CACCGCTTTGTGCTCCGGGAGCGGCCACCTACAGTCATCATGGACCTAATCCAGAGGACTAAGGATGCTGTGCGGGAACTGGACAACCTGCAGTACCGCAAGATGAAGAAGATACTGTTCCAAGAGGCACCTAATGGCCCTGGCACTGAGGCCCCAGAAGAAGAGGAG CCCATGCCCTGTTCACAGGAAGCAGAGCCCTACATGCACCGGGCGGGGACACTGACCAGTCTAGAGAGTAGCCACTCAGTGCCTAGCATGTCCATCAGCGCCTCCAGCCAGAGCAGCTCAGTCAACAGCCTAGCAGATGCCTCAGACAatgaggaggatgaggaagaggaggaagaagaagaggaagaagaggaaggccCTGAAGCCCGAGAGATGGCCATGATGCAGGAGGGGGAACACACAGTCACCTCTCACAGCTCCATCATTCACAGGTTGCCG GGCTCTGATAACCTGTATGATGACCCCTACCAGCCAGAGATAACCCCAGGCCCGCTCCAGCCACCTGCAGCCCCTgctcccacctccaccacctcttCTGCCCGCCGCCGAGCCTATTGCCGCAACCGGGACCACTTTGCCACCATCCGTACTGCCTCCCTG GTCAGCCGTCAGATCCAGGAGCATGAGCAGGACTCAGCCCTGCGGGAGCAGCTGAGTGGCTACAAGCGGATGCGGCGACAGCACCAGAAGCAGCTGTTGGCCCTGGAGTCCCGGCTGAGGGGTGAACGTGAGGAGCACAGTGCACGGCTGCAGAGGGAACTTGAGGCACAGCGGGCTGGCTTTGGAGCTGAGGCTGAAAAGCTGGCCCGGCGGCACCAGGCCATTGGTGAGAAGGAGGCACGAGCTGCCCAGGCTGAGGAACGAAAGTTCCAGCAGCACATCCTTGGACAGCAGAAGAAGGAGCTAGCTGCTCTGCTGGAGGCACAGAAGCGCACCTACAAGCTTCGGAAGGAACAGCTAAAGGAG GAGCTCCAGGAGAACCCCAGCACACCCAAGCGGGAGAAGGCCGAGTGGCTGCTGCGGCAGAAGGAGCAGCTACAACAGTGCCaggcagaggaggaagcaggGCTGCTAAGGCGACAACGCCAATACTTTGAGCTGCAGTGTCGACAATACAAGCGCAAGATGCTACTGGCCCGTCACAGCCTGGACCAGGACCTGTTGCGAGAG GACTTGAACAAGAAACAGACACAGAAGGACTTGGAGTGTGCACTGCTGCTGCGGCAGCATGAGGCCACCCGAGAGCTGGAGCTACGGCAGCTCCAAGCCGTCCAGCGCACACGGGCTGAGCTCACCCGCCTACAGCATCAGACAGAACTGGGCAACCAACTGGAGTATAACAAGCGACGTGAGCAAGAGTTGCGGCAGaagcatgcagcccaggttcgccAGCAACCCAAGAGCCTCAAAGTACGTGCAGGCCAGCGCCCCCCTGGCCTCCCCATTACTGGGGCTCTGGGACCACCCAGCACAGGCACCCCTAGTCAAGAGCAGCCCTGCTCATCTGGCCAGGAGGCAGTCCTGGACCAAAGGAttctgggagaggaggaggaagcagtgCCAGAGAGAAGGATTCTGGGAAAGGAAGGGGCCATCTTGGAGCCAGAGGAGCAGAGGATTTTGGGGGAAGAATCAGGAACCCTTAGTCCTAGTCAACAAAAACATAGGAGTCCAGTTAATGAGGAATATTGGGATCTGCCTGAGGAGGAGATAGAGGAGCTTAGAGTCCCCTCACTGACATCCCAGGAGAGAAGCATTATTggccaggaggaggctggggtgtGGGGGCTGTGGGGGAAGGAGGATGGGAGCCTTCTGGATGAGGAGTTTGAGCTAGGCTGGGTCCAGGGCCCAGCACTCACTCCAgtccctgaggaggaggaggaggaggaagagggggctCCAGTTGGAACCCCTAGGGATCCTGGAGATGGCTGTCCTTCCCCAGACATCCCTCCAGAGCCTCCTCCACCACACCTGAGGCCTGGCCCTGCTAGCCAGCTCCCTGGACTCCTGTCCCACGGCCTCCTGGCTGGCCTCTCCTTTGCAGTGGGCTCCTCCTCTGGCCTCCTGCCCTTACTGCTACTACTTCTACTCCCACTGTTGGCAGCCCAGGGGGGAGGTGGCCTGCAAGCAGCTCTGCTGGCCCTTGAGGTGGGCCTGGTGGGCCTAGGGGCCTCTTATCTGCTCCTTTGTACAGCCCTGCACCTGCCCCCCAGTCTGTTCCTACTCCTGGCCCAGGGAACTGCACTAGGGGCTGTTCTGGGCTTGAGCTGGCGCCGAGGCCTTATGGGTGTGCCTCTGGGCCTTGGGGCTGCCTGGCTCCTAGCTTGGCCAGGCCTGGCTCTACCTCTTGCAGCTTTGGCAGCTGGGGGCAAGTGGGTGCGGCAGCAGGGCCCCCGGATGCGCCGGGGCATCTCTCGTCTTTGGTTGCGGGTTCTGCTGCGCCTGTCGCCCATGGCCTTCCGGGCCCTACAGGGCTGTGGGGCTGTGGGGGACCGGGGCCTATTTGCACTCTACCCCAAAACCAACAAGGATGGCTTCCGCAGCCGTCTGCCTATCCCTGGGCCTCGGAAGGGCAATCCCCGCACTGCTCAGCACCCACTAGCACTGTTGGCAAAGGTCTGGGCTCTGTGCAAAGGCTGGAACTGGCGCCTAGCTCGGGCCAGCCAGGGTTTAGCCTCCCGCCTGCCTCCCTGGGCCATCCACACACTGGCCAGCTGGGGGCTACTTCGGGGTGAAAGGCCCAGTCGGATCCCTCGGCTGCTACCACGCAGCCAACGCAGATTTGGGCCCCCTGCCTCCCGCCAGCCACCTCCAAGCACTGTAGCTGGGCGGAGATCCCGGACCCGCCAGTTCCGGGCCCTGCCTCCTTGGAGGTAA